The following proteins are encoded in a genomic region of Salminus brasiliensis chromosome 25, fSalBra1.hap2, whole genome shotgun sequence:
- the LOC140548146 gene encoding malignant fibrous histiocytoma-amplified sequence 1 isoform X1: MLPSNGYHHGKKEEDYTGQKLRFLPPSLLEKGQEALKADLQRNRLRQVTGISCLSNLTELNLSRNELVEFPLEVKQLRNLVKLYMNQNSIKNIPDDILPSLKKLQFLKMSTNRLVKLPSDMGKCQSLTYLNLSNNSLKDLQPLVGLHRLKELYVEKNQLAELPRALFQSSALTVFKVSGNPLSKPPEEICAGGLKDIQSYFVMLEDSSCSVCTIKTMFLGASMAGKSTLCRSLMHGVPVAVDKADRTVGIEISEVDRDGVRFLFWDFAGQEEYYLTHHVFITPQAFVILAIDLSSYTIEDPTSFSEKVGFWINNIHLKVPNSVVLLVGTHVDQCEVELEMLKKKADIEEKVRQMLSERKESLDRQRKTLEELEDISLFSEQMSDIQRLTEYKLKVLDLVPIDCTTSEDIKWLQNHIKEMISNKDTFPFMEQMIPQCYQEVETALQELVDSGDIPKHGIVSQEDLLYYLKDKHNELDHEKMRLILQYLHRIGIIMWYLEIPDLKDIVFVKPSFLISLFKAIIRHDLVSVLADITSNELKSENVLQVQRKRWINDFRDRASLSNMAIRILVRKELQQSGIDDEDMIEDIVGTKKKTGNLLTLVQHFDVCLPTKQNSPLNPAAQEFCPSIKWKPSNPFVYDPDGACLFPSCLTNNNQVREMWGEDNLEDVNVQVYFLPEIPHGFFHRLVIKICSIYSTYWIGKDQCLFSCGKRRVLLREHVKDGDQFIEMRGKSSDVDTSSDIQKMWDIIKVIMMRLAQLTQQWRGLCQFVHSPCKERGCSEYFEWSDWQDWLDPSGSEKFNMVSEAKLTCRNGHTRRTELLFPVSSSVNLKD; the protein is encoded by the exons ATGCTGCCTTCAAATG GCTATCATCATGGAAAAAAGGAGGAAGACTATACGGGACAGAAACTTCGATTCCTTCCTCCATCTCTACTCGAGAAAGGTCAGGAGGCTCTCAAggctgacctgcagaggaacagaCTCAGACAGGTGACTGGCATCTCTTGCTTGTCGAACTTGACAGAGCTCAACCTGTCCAGGAACGAGCTTGTAGAGTTTCCTCTGGAGGTCAAGCAGCTCAGGAACTTGGTGAAACTGTACATGAATCAGAACAGCATCAAGAACATTCCTGATGATATATTGCCCTCCCTGAAGAAGCTGCAGTTCCTGAAGATGAGCACAAACCGTCTTGTCAAGCTACCTTCAGACATGGGCAAGTGTCAGAGCCTTACCTATCTGAACCTGTCCAACAACAGCTTGAAGGATCTGCAGCCCCTGGTGGGCCTCCATCGCCTAAAAGAGCTCTATGTGGAGAAGAACCAGCTGGCAGAGCTTCCACGTGCCCTGTTTCAGTCCTCGGCCTTGACTGTATTCAAGGTGAGCGGGAATCCGCTCAGCAAACCTCCGGAAGAGATTTGTGCAGGAGGTCTGAAGGACATTCAGAGCTATTTTGTCATGTTGGAGGACAGTTCCTGCAGTGTCTGCACCATTAAAACCATGTTCCTGGGGGCCTCCATGGCAGGGAAGTCCACTCTTTGCCGCAGCCTGATGCACGGTGTCCCTGTGGCAGTGGATAAAGCTGACCGTACTGTGGGCATTGAAATCAGTGAAGTCGATCGAGATGGAGTTCGCTTCCTCTTTTGGGACTTTGCTGGGCAGGAGGAGTACTACCTCACCCACCACGTCTTCATCACACCTCAGGCTTTTGTTATCCTTGCTATTGATCTTTCCAg CTACACAATTGAGGATCCTACATCTTTCAGTGAGAAAGTGGGCTTCTGGATCAACAACATCCATCTCAAGGTACCAAACTCGGTGGTCTTATTAGTAGGCACGCATGTTGACCAATGCGAGGTTGAATTGGAGATGCTCAAGAAGAAGGCCGACATTGAGGAAAAAGTGCGGCAGATGCTGTCAGAGCGAAAGGAGAGCTTAGACAGACAAAGGAAGACTCTTGAGGAGTTAGAAGACATCTCACTGTTTTCTGAACAGATGAGTGACATCCAGAGACTCACAGAGTACAAACTGAAG GTCCTTGATCTTGTACCCATTGACTGCACTACGTCTGAGGACATCAAGTGGTTACAGAACCACATCAAGGAGATGATTTCAAATAAAGACACATTTCCTTTCATGGAACAGATGATACCTCAGTGCTATCAGGAAGTAGAAACAGCACTTCAAGAACTTGTAGACAGTGGCGACATTCCTAAGCATG GAATAGTGTCTCAAGAGGACCTCCTATATTACCTAAAGGACAAGCATAATGAACTGGACCATGAAAAGATGAGGCTTATTCTTCAGTATCTGCACAGAATTGGCATCATTATGTGGTACCTGGAAATCCCAGACTTGAAGGACATTGTGTTTGTGAAACCATCATTCCTCATCTCATTGTTCAAG GCCATTATAAGACATGACTTGGTCAGTGTGCTGGCGGATATTACCAGCAATGAGCTGAAGTCGGAAAACGTGTTGCAGGTTCAGCGGAAAAGGTGGATTAACGACTTCCGGGACAGAGCTAGTCTGAGCAACATGGCCATACGCATCCTGGTACGCAAAGAACTCCAGCAGTCAGGCATTGATGATGAGGACATGATTGAGGACATAGTTGGGACCAAGAAGAAGACTGGCAATCTTCTTACCCTGGTTCAGCACTTTGATGTTTGCCTACCGACCAAACAAAACTCTCCCCTCAACCCTGCAGCCCAGGAGTTTTGTCCAAGCATAAAATGGAAGCCATCGAACCCTTTTGTGTACGATCCAGATGGAGCCTGTCTGTTCCCAAGCTGCTTGACCAACAATAATCAGGTTAGGGAGATGTGGGGAGAGGACAATCTGGAAGACGTCAATGTCCAGGTTTACTTCCTTCCTGAGATACCTCATGGCTTCTTCCACAG GCTTGTCATCAAGATATGCTCCATTTACTCCACCTACTGGATTGGAAAAGATCAGTGTCTGTTCTCCTGCGGCAAAAGGCGTGTTCTCCTCAGAGAGCATGTTAAAGATGGGGATCAGTTTATTGAGATGCGAGGCAAAAGCAGTGATG TGGACACCTCGTCAGACATCCAGAAGATGTGGGATATAATAAAAGTGATTATGATGCGGCTGGCTCAGCtcacgcagcagtggagagggCTGTGCCAGTTCGTCCACAGTCCATGTAAAGAGCGAGGATGCTCAGAATACTTTGAGTGGAGCGACTGGCAAGACTGGCTGGATCCTTCAGGATCTGAAAAATTCAACAT GGTTTCTGAAGCGAAGTTAACTTGTCGTAATGGGCACACTCGCAGGACTGAACTGCTGTTTCCTGTTAG CAGCTCTGTGAACCTGAAAGACTGA
- the LOC140548146 gene encoding malignant fibrous histiocytoma-amplified sequence 1 isoform X2: MLPSNGYHHGKKEEDYTGQKLRFLPPSLLEKGQEALKADLQRNRLRQVTGISCLSNLTELNLSRNELVEFPLEVKQLRNLVKLYMNQNSIKNIPDDILPSLKKLQFLKMSTNRLVKLPSDMGKCQSLTYLNLSNNSLKDLQPLVGLHRLKELYVEKNQLAELPRALFQSSALTVFKVSGNPLSKPPEEICAGGLKDIQSYFVMLEDSSCSVCTIKTMFLGASMAGKSTLCRSLMHGVPVAVDKADRTVGIEISEVDRDGVRFLFWDFAGQEEYYLTHHVFITPQAFVILAIDLSSYTIEDPTSFSEKVGFWINNIHLKVPNSVVLLVGTHVDQCEVELEMLKKKADIEEKVRQMLSERKESLDRQRKTLEELEDISLFSEQMSDIQRLTEYKLKVLDLVPIDCTTSEDIKWLQNHIKEMISNKDTFPFMEQMIPQCYQEVETALQELVDSGDIPKHGIVSQEDLLYYLKDKHNELDHEKMRLILQYLHRIGIIMWYLEIPDLKDIVFVKPSFLISLFKAIIRHDLVSVLADITSNELKSENVLQVQRKRWINDFRDRASLSNMAIRILVRKELQQSGIDDEDMIEDIVGTKKKTGNLLTLVQHFDVCLPTKQNSPLNPAAQEFCPSIKWKPSNPFVYDPDGACLFPSCLTNNNQVREMWGEDNLEDVNVQVYFLPEIPHGFFHRLVIKICSIYSTYWIGKDQCLFSCGKRRVLLREHVKDGDQFIEMRGKSSDVDTSSDIQKMWDIIKVIMMRLAQLTQQWRGLCQFVHSPCKERGCSEYFEWSDWQDWLDPSGSEKFNMVSEAKLTCRNGHTRRTELLFPVSSVNLKD; encoded by the exons ATGCTGCCTTCAAATG GCTATCATCATGGAAAAAAGGAGGAAGACTATACGGGACAGAAACTTCGATTCCTTCCTCCATCTCTACTCGAGAAAGGTCAGGAGGCTCTCAAggctgacctgcagaggaacagaCTCAGACAGGTGACTGGCATCTCTTGCTTGTCGAACTTGACAGAGCTCAACCTGTCCAGGAACGAGCTTGTAGAGTTTCCTCTGGAGGTCAAGCAGCTCAGGAACTTGGTGAAACTGTACATGAATCAGAACAGCATCAAGAACATTCCTGATGATATATTGCCCTCCCTGAAGAAGCTGCAGTTCCTGAAGATGAGCACAAACCGTCTTGTCAAGCTACCTTCAGACATGGGCAAGTGTCAGAGCCTTACCTATCTGAACCTGTCCAACAACAGCTTGAAGGATCTGCAGCCCCTGGTGGGCCTCCATCGCCTAAAAGAGCTCTATGTGGAGAAGAACCAGCTGGCAGAGCTTCCACGTGCCCTGTTTCAGTCCTCGGCCTTGACTGTATTCAAGGTGAGCGGGAATCCGCTCAGCAAACCTCCGGAAGAGATTTGTGCAGGAGGTCTGAAGGACATTCAGAGCTATTTTGTCATGTTGGAGGACAGTTCCTGCAGTGTCTGCACCATTAAAACCATGTTCCTGGGGGCCTCCATGGCAGGGAAGTCCACTCTTTGCCGCAGCCTGATGCACGGTGTCCCTGTGGCAGTGGATAAAGCTGACCGTACTGTGGGCATTGAAATCAGTGAAGTCGATCGAGATGGAGTTCGCTTCCTCTTTTGGGACTTTGCTGGGCAGGAGGAGTACTACCTCACCCACCACGTCTTCATCACACCTCAGGCTTTTGTTATCCTTGCTATTGATCTTTCCAg CTACACAATTGAGGATCCTACATCTTTCAGTGAGAAAGTGGGCTTCTGGATCAACAACATCCATCTCAAGGTACCAAACTCGGTGGTCTTATTAGTAGGCACGCATGTTGACCAATGCGAGGTTGAATTGGAGATGCTCAAGAAGAAGGCCGACATTGAGGAAAAAGTGCGGCAGATGCTGTCAGAGCGAAAGGAGAGCTTAGACAGACAAAGGAAGACTCTTGAGGAGTTAGAAGACATCTCACTGTTTTCTGAACAGATGAGTGACATCCAGAGACTCACAGAGTACAAACTGAAG GTCCTTGATCTTGTACCCATTGACTGCACTACGTCTGAGGACATCAAGTGGTTACAGAACCACATCAAGGAGATGATTTCAAATAAAGACACATTTCCTTTCATGGAACAGATGATACCTCAGTGCTATCAGGAAGTAGAAACAGCACTTCAAGAACTTGTAGACAGTGGCGACATTCCTAAGCATG GAATAGTGTCTCAAGAGGACCTCCTATATTACCTAAAGGACAAGCATAATGAACTGGACCATGAAAAGATGAGGCTTATTCTTCAGTATCTGCACAGAATTGGCATCATTATGTGGTACCTGGAAATCCCAGACTTGAAGGACATTGTGTTTGTGAAACCATCATTCCTCATCTCATTGTTCAAG GCCATTATAAGACATGACTTGGTCAGTGTGCTGGCGGATATTACCAGCAATGAGCTGAAGTCGGAAAACGTGTTGCAGGTTCAGCGGAAAAGGTGGATTAACGACTTCCGGGACAGAGCTAGTCTGAGCAACATGGCCATACGCATCCTGGTACGCAAAGAACTCCAGCAGTCAGGCATTGATGATGAGGACATGATTGAGGACATAGTTGGGACCAAGAAGAAGACTGGCAATCTTCTTACCCTGGTTCAGCACTTTGATGTTTGCCTACCGACCAAACAAAACTCTCCCCTCAACCCTGCAGCCCAGGAGTTTTGTCCAAGCATAAAATGGAAGCCATCGAACCCTTTTGTGTACGATCCAGATGGAGCCTGTCTGTTCCCAAGCTGCTTGACCAACAATAATCAGGTTAGGGAGATGTGGGGAGAGGACAATCTGGAAGACGTCAATGTCCAGGTTTACTTCCTTCCTGAGATACCTCATGGCTTCTTCCACAG GCTTGTCATCAAGATATGCTCCATTTACTCCACCTACTGGATTGGAAAAGATCAGTGTCTGTTCTCCTGCGGCAAAAGGCGTGTTCTCCTCAGAGAGCATGTTAAAGATGGGGATCAGTTTATTGAGATGCGAGGCAAAAGCAGTGATG TGGACACCTCGTCAGACATCCAGAAGATGTGGGATATAATAAAAGTGATTATGATGCGGCTGGCTCAGCtcacgcagcagtggagagggCTGTGCCAGTTCGTCCACAGTCCATGTAAAGAGCGAGGATGCTCAGAATACTTTGAGTGGAGCGACTGGCAAGACTGGCTGGATCCTTCAGGATCTGAAAAATTCAACAT GGTTTCTGAAGCGAAGTTAACTTGTCGTAATGGGCACACTCGCAGGACTGAACTGCTGTTTCCTGTTAG CTCTGTGAACCTGAAAGACTGA
- the ascl1b gene encoding achaete-scute homolog 1b, with protein MHFVEMDTQVLAPVRMSPCPGRVQLSSVESRSRVVGTSTSSGGSSPERLRCTRRLRFVSLSPLQTPVAVARRNERERNRVKQVNLGFQTLRQHVPSGAASKKMSKVETLRSAVEYIRALQRLVDDHDAATTVASPAASNASSAGAESPRSACSSSDECGGYYESYEPLSSEEHELLDFSTWFDGY; from the coding sequence ATGCATTTTGTGGAGATGGACACCCAAGTGCTCGCGCCAGTTCGCATGAGTCCCTGCCCGGGGCGCGTGCAGCTCTCGTCGGTGGAGAGCAGATCCAGGGTGGTcggcaccagcaccagcagtgGAGGCAGCAGCCCCGAGCGTCTCCGGTGCACGCGCAGACTTCGCTTCGTCTCCCTGTCCCCCCTCCAGACCCCCGTGGCGGTGGCTCGGCGCAACGAGCGCGAACGCAACCGCGTCAAGCAGGTGAACCTGGGCTTCCAGACGCTGCGCCAGCACGTGCCGAGCGGGGCGGCCAGCAAGAAGATGAGCAAAGTGGAGACGCTGCGCTCGGCCGTCGAGTACATCCGCGCGCTCCAGAGGCTCGTGGACGACCACGACGCAGCGACCACGGTCGCGTCTCCGGCCGCGTCCAACGCGAGCTCGGCGGGCGCAGAGTCTCCGCGCTCCGCGTGCTCCTCCTCCGACGAGTGCGGGGGATACTACGAGAGCTACGAGCCGCTGAGCTCCGAGGAGCACGAGCTGCTTGACTTCAGCACGTGGTTCGACGGCTACTGA